From one Pecten maximus chromosome 8, xPecMax1.1, whole genome shotgun sequence genomic stretch:
- the LOC117332089 gene encoding uncharacterized protein F54H12.2-like, with product MEEGLPKELMLFSLPPTQTGVEKMYYVDCRPVSQVTGNGPIEFHISGQTRDYISLSKSALYVKARIVKQDGTDLASAEKTALINLPLQSMWSQVDVSLQGKQLSVNSGNYAYKAYLQTLLNFSRSTQRTQLTSKLFFYDTPVAMNETDPAGTNSGLYERYQFTKDSLAFDMIGPLCEDVCRLDSLYILNGVDIDLKQYRNRLPFVLMSGAINKQYQIELQVVFPVCRVQVNPGVLVGHNKALEVSPAKYPYVRTEVKVATVPSGQSNFIWDNLHQSKLPSKIIVGLVSGDAYSGRFDKNPFNFQHFNAVSVGLYINNASVPYRPHKMDFNTNTGQCFITAFRSLYEVADKADRDTDNAIDRDDWPLGYALYGFLFQPQFGDEPHMSLTQQANVRLEIVLARSLSETVSCVVYSEFNDMFQIDQARNVIVSSAM from the coding sequence ATGGAGGAGGGACTTCCTAAAGAGCTCATGCTCTTCTCCTTACCCCCTACACAAACAGGCGTCGAGAAGATGTACTATGTAGATTGTCGACCTGTTTCTCAGGTAACAGGAAATGGACCTATTGAATTTCATATTTCCGGTCAGACGAGAGACTACATCTCGCTGAGCAAGAGCGCCCTCTACGTTAAAGCGCGTATTGTCAAACAGGATGGCACTGATCTCGCCTCCGCAGAAAAAACGGCGCTGATCAATCTGCCGCTTCAGAGTATGTGGAGTCAGGTGGATGTGTCCTtacaagggaaacaactctctGTGAATTCCGGGAATTACGCCTATAAAGCGTATTTACAGACACTACTCAATTTTAGTCGCTCTACACAGAGAACGCAGCTCACGTCTAAGTTGTTCTTTTACGATACACCCGTTGCCATGAACGAAACAGACCCGGCCGGCACTAACAGTGGGCTATACGAAAGATACCAATTTACTAAAGATAGTCTGGCCTTTGATATGATCGGACCGCTCTGCGAGGACGTCTGCCGACTCGATAGTCTATATATACTAAACGGTGTCGATATTGACCTGAAGCAGTACAGAAACAGACTCCCATTCGTACTCATGTCTGGTGCGATAAACAAACAATACCAGATAGAATTACAAGTCGTTTTTCCAGTATGTCGGGTGCAGGTAAACCCAGGGGTACTGGTTGGACATAACAAAGCACTAGAGGTCAGTCCTGCCAAGTATCCGTACGTCAGAACAGAGGTCAAGGTCGCCACTGTACCTTCCGGTCAGAGTAACTTTATTTGGGATAACCTACACCAATCGAAATTACCATCGAAAATAATTGTCGGTTTAGTGTCTGGCGATGCCTATTCCGGACGGTTTGATAAAAATCCATTCAATTTTCAACATTTCAACGCCGTCAGTGTCGGTCTCTACATTAATAATGCCAGCGTTCCCTATCGTCCCCACAAAATGGATTTCAATACTAATACCGGACAGTGTTTCATTACTGCATTTCGCAGTTTATACGAAGTCGCTGATAAGGCGGACAGAGACACTGATAACGCCATAGACCGTGACGACTGGCCGCTGGGTTACGCCCTCTATGGCTTCTTATTCCAGCCTCAGTTTGGCGACGAACCTCATATGAGTTTGACCCAACAAGCCAATGTACGACTGGAAATCGTATTGGCTAGATCTCTATCAGAAACTGTGTCGTGTGTTGTGTATTCAGAATTCAATGACATGTTTCAAATCGACCAGGCTCGTAATGTAATCGTCTCCAGTGCAATGTAG